From Camelina sativa cultivar DH55 chromosome 5, Cs, whole genome shotgun sequence:
acgaagatatattactcagtCTATGagaaaaaatgtgtgttttaatattCCACATCGGCGGATTGGTAAAACTGAATTTATGTAGTTGATAtattagtaaattttatttgttcacaattatactattataattactactttaaaatatttcataaaataattatgcaaatacaacaaacgaacaatataaaactaaaatatacatcaaacgaattaaaataatataatattcttaaataattagtattcataaaaaaaaaatttagatttaccaaacaattatgatattaaaagtaaatattgtctcaaataaaataatttttaaaacaaatattacaataattattattattatattataatgtGTATAAAAATGTTGATTTGTGCTTTATAGCACAAGATATCTCCTAGTTGAGTATTATTTACTCGAGTAATCACTAACCAAACATAGCAAATAGTAGAGAATAACCAATAACATATTGGACAATGTTTTCATAAATATcactaaaatgagttttttcccccaaaaatacaacatttagttattttttccaaaaatactacaaaaataaactgaaatttaataaaaactaatctctaaattctaaatatttttcctacccttaaaaactatatcctaaattttaaattgtctaaaaaaaatatcggactaattaattaatgaacattttttttgataaaacgcTTTAaacttttacataatttttaattatcacaaCAATATTATTCGTTAGATCATGTGACCTTTTTGTGCAGTATGGATGATAGAGATGGTGTTATGACCAATAAACTTTAGCAGGCGTTCATAAACTTTAGCAGGCGTTGTCTCTGAGAGATTAAAGAATCcaacacaatatttttttccgtATCCTAACAAGTTAACAGAACATCCCTAAAGTTTAGTTAGTTGgatttgaataataattttttttaaaacaataatatgtaACAGACgaagcaaattttttttgtacaaatgTTAAGTATTACGAACGAAGCAATATGGCATGTTAGATATAATTATCAGAGTGAGTCCAATCATTAGCCCTGATCGAGATAAGCTGTATAAACTAAACCCTTTGACAAACACAATTTATTTGGCTTTAAACCATCGAAGTATTCTAAAGAACcaacaaatctaaacaaaaactacactcatcttggaaaaaaaaaaactaatgccACTTAAATCAAATTTCCAAGTCTCCGATAACATGGTAGAGCAGCCATTGATCTAATGTACAACATCCAAAGAGAATAAGATTGTTTGTTTGGGTTTAGAAAACACAAAGTTCGTAACCGCTGTAGAACTTTAgataaccttcttcttctcgaaaAACGTCTTTAAGTGTAAAAACTGCATCCCTGCAACTCCTATGCAGACGAAAAACGAGAGTACACTCAACCATGCCATTTTCGTGTTAGTGGAACGGTTCAAGTCTTGCATCTCTTCTTCCCTGAGAGAGACCACACCAAATCAAACATGTAAACACTACCTTCTTGAAACCAAAACAATTGAGAAAAAGAacgactttttttgtttacctaTCTCTAAGATAATACATCTCTTCATGAATCGAGTTAACCGTATCAAGTAGACTCTTCACCTCAAATTCCATTACCTGTCACACAAGAACACACACAAGGAGGATCAACATAACTAGCTCAAAACCACCTTCAACAAGTCTCAAGTCTCCTATTTCTAAATCTAAAACTGTTCAGCTACACTTCTATGTATTAAACCAAACCACAAACGagacaacaaatcaaaaacatctACACCACAAAGGGAAGAGAAACTAAACTCACTTCAACTTGGTTCTCTTCTTAGCAAGTCTCAAGTCTCCTAAACCTTATTCCAACTTAAACAATTTCACTATTACAAGTCTCAAAGTCTCCTATTTCTTAATCTAAAACTGTTCAGCTACAATTCTATAACCacaatgagagagaaagagaaggaatcaaatcaaaactcaCTTCAACTTGGCTCTTCTTAGCAACCTTAGCCCAACTCTTAGACTGAACACCAGTCTTCCACTCAAAATCAATACTCAACGCCAACTCAGGCTTATGATCAACAGCAGTGAAGCAAGCCATGTAATCACCTGCTTCAACAGCAGAGAACGCGAATTGACCCGAATCAACTTGTTCCGCGTTATGGTAATTGTTCCCGGCGTTAGACGTCACCTTTCACATAAACAAAAACTCAGATCTATcgaaccaaaaacaaattagatCAAAAGTTAGAAAGATCTGTGTAATATACCTTGACGGTGATCTTGTGAGATTGTGGTAAAGCTTGACCTTCGTGAGGGTTATCGATGCTGTATTTACCAACAGTCATTGAATTGCTTTTGATGTCTTCCGCGATACACTTTGTTCGACCTGACTGTAGATCGAAGTGAAGCGACTGTGAAATTGGTGACCAAATCGTTAGAATTAGAAGTATCGTCGTCCATAGCTTTTTCGAATtgagaaacatttttttatccAGATCGAAACTCTCTCTTCgtctctctttgcttcttcttcttcgattgttTCGTAGACGACGAGCCTCGATGACGATGTAAGGGATTATGACACGTGTACATATGTTATTGGTTAAGAATACCAAACCGAATCCaataaattatttggtttttcttaATAGACCGGTTTGGTATAGTATTAAAGTGGTCCTTGAGTCTCAaacaatatttccttttcttttcttagggttataaaaactaatgaaaaaggaaattaaacaaCGAATACACTCATAAACTTTGGAGTTTGTTTCTAAAATTGAGTTACTAGAGTCGCAAGTGATGATAATGAGAATGTCGAACAAGGTTGAAGAGCTTCTTCGTTACTGTGAAGAGAACTTTGAGAGAGGAAACCTAGAACATGCGTTACGATGCGCTGTCTCAGTCTGTAAAGCGAATCCTGATGCTCCTCAACCTTACGCGCACGTCGCCGCTTATAGAATCCTTTTCGCAGCAGCTAACAGTCGCACGGTCTCAGGGGAGCCTGACTGGTACGTTGTGTTGGGAATCAACAGACGCGGATCTTCAAAGTATGTGGCCAACGCAATTGAGAGACGGTGCGGGGAGATCATTGAGGTGTTGGATGGCGAGACTGGGGTTTTCAAGGCTGTTTTGAGGGTTTATGACCTGGTTAGAGTCGGTGTGGCTGAGTTGATGGACGAAGATAGGAGAAGAGCGTATGATCTCCGTTCTGGATTTCTAATGTAATAAACTGAATCTAATTCTTTATTTCAAGAATAGTTTGTAAactctatgttttcttttgtatgatCTCTGTTCTGGAATGTCTAAtatcataaactaaaatataattctttatTTCAAGAATAGTTTTGTAAACTCTATGTGTTTCTTTTGGATTCATGTAATATATGACTTTACATGTTGAATTGATttatcagaaaagaaaatacaaactgTTCCTATTAAGGCTAATATCTGTTTTATTTAGCAGTGAATCATTAGATataatcagagagagagagtgtgtgtgttATTCACTTATTAGGATGGTTCAATCGTCTTTGTCAGCGTCTTCATCGTCGTAGTAATGGAAAGGGTGTGGAACTGACTTGAAGGCTCTGTATTTACCCACATTGTTTAAGTGCTCATTCTCCAACCTGAAAAGTTTAACTTCACATTACTAAATCATTCATTCATAACAAGTTGGACCccttttatatagagaaaagtGTATATACCTGAAGAAGCTCCATATTCCCCGACGAACAATCTCTAAACACGAAATAATGCTTGTTACTGCAATTTTGTGAAGCGACTTCAAGTTGAACTCTAGCACTAGCTGCATCCATGCTACTCTTAGAATCACATTCACTATCTGTCATAACCAAATCTTATTCAACTAGagtcttttactcttttatcaCTTGGATATTTGCTGATGTTGTAATGTTACTTACCATGGCTGCGAAATAGACGCTTTTGTGAGGGACAAGCAGTTTATCCCTAAGGTATGGATTCTGGGAATGTCTACGGAGGAGTCCCCAGTCTATCACAATGTCCCAGAATGTGTTCATCCCTGTTGCTACGCCTGAGCTTACAAGAGCCAAAATCATCCAAGTCCGACCCTTTTTCAGTTCATATGCTGTTCTTATGATGACTGCAATGATTGTCAACATATATTTCAATGCATTGTATCCATGTAcggattctttttctttacataATCTGCGTATGCACTGCAAAAAAAACTGGTACATGTAAGTTATAGATTCAGATGTGATAGTAGAATCCATGAAGGCAgtaacaaaataagaaaagattGAATTGTGTGATACCTGGAGGAAGCGGAGCCAGTAAGGTATAACAGCAACGACAAAGTAGAAGGCATTGTAAACACCATGACTATGACACTTGTTTTGCCTCTGCAAGTATTCTCCTAAGCCATAGTAGCAAATGAATAGCTCAAAGCTCCTTATGGCTTGTATCTGAACTTACCAAAACATATAACAGAACAGCCTATTATTTCGAGTCATACATATTTTCAACATAAAGAGTAATGCAAGCATAAGATATAAAACCTGACTGGTTAGGTGGTCTGCCAAGAAAAAATCTGGAAGTGTAACCtgtgataaagaagaaaaacatgaatATGAGTTCTTTGCTGTACTCAGTTTTAGCGACTGGTACATATATAATGTTATGATCACCTCGAAGAGAGGAGCACAAATACAGTGAAACAGTGCTCGAATGAAGAACAATCGACTTGAGCGGTATATGATGTTGAAAGGACAAAAAAGTATTGATAGAACAACCTGCAAACAAAAAGGGTTGTTTAAGACAGACATATTCCATCTGATACTAAACGGTTGCACATAAATGTAAACactgaaatattatcttacagCGACCAAACCCAAAGGAATAACTTCAGGGAGTGTCTTATGATCTTTCAACTTCCAATCCATATCAAGCTGCAAATTTAGAAGGAAACAGATGAAAGCAAGCACCGAAAGACCAGTGCTTATCAGGAAAACATCTCTGTAACCCAACTCTGTTCCCTGCTTGAAACCAAAGATGAATGTATAGTTGACTCTATAAAGCCTCCAGAAGTATATATTCGCCGAGTACATGAGCATATGAAGAATGATGAATCCAAATAAGCTGCAGGACATGCAATGTTTTGTCAGTGTGAGATAAGAAAGTTCTGTTTATACTAATGTTATGAGCACATGTACTGAGTAAGTAACTCGAACAATTGCCTGTAAAGAGGGATAATATTCGCCATGTATTCAGTACCGTAGTCCTTGTCCATGATTTTTCTACTTTCTATCTTgaaaacaacagcaacaactaGTGCTATTGAGCAACCAGAAAAGAAACCTGTGGGaaagtgaagaacaagtataAGTGAACAAATTGTAAAATCTTTGGAATCTGAATCTCTGATTTACTTACCAGAGAAGAATGTAACCCTGTGCctttctcttttaactt
This genomic window contains:
- the LOC104788006 gene encoding transmembrane emp24 domain-containing protein p24delta10-like, whose amino-acid sequence is MFLNSKKLWTTILLILTIWSPISQSLHFDLQSGRTKCIAEDIKSNSMTVGKYSIDNPHEGQALPQSHKITVKVTSNAGNNYHNAEQVDSGQFAFSAVEAGDYMACFTAVDHKPELALSIDFEWKTGVQSKSWAKVAKKSQVEVMEFEVKSLLDTVNSIHEEMYYLRDREEEMQDLNRSTNTKMAWLSVLSFFVCIGVAGMQFLHLKTFFEKKKVI
- the LOC104789729 gene encoding uncharacterized protein LOC104789729, with product MSNKVEELLRYCEENFERGNLEHALRCAVSVCKANPDAPQPYAHVAAYRILFAAANSRTVSGEPDWYVVLGINRRGSSKYVANAIERRCGEIIEVLDGETGVFKAVLRVYDLVRVGVAELMDEDRRRAYDLRSGFLM
- the LOC104788007 gene encoding phosphate transporter PHO1 homolog 10-like isoform X5, which codes for MKFGKIYKKQMVPEWVEAYMDYNGMKRILKEIRSYKHSKLTRAASRVSRQAEALHRSFSGLAFHPRHSEQHAGDIEDQVIKVDTVQQDDDFRQFYKTKFLKKSEEGGEFEEYFFKKLDENLNKVNKFYRDKVEEVLEEAALLDKQMDALIALRVKVQKPNADNLNLEKHPSDKVVVEASDSSTRTPGTTNKDMVHGMERTDIPEEEATHIAADIVPVSHTDGNEEEAGNGEKQDLREILERVKMNDALESPISTLKGVFGDSNEPISKKGLKKAEEQLRLVFSEFYQKLRRLKEYSFMNLLAFSKIMKKYEKIASRNASRNYMKIVDNSLIGSSDEVNRLLERVEVTFIKHFSSGNRREGMKSLRPKVKRERHRVTFFSGFFSGCSIALVVAVVFKIESRKIMDKDYGTEYMANIIPLYRQLFDLFGFIILHMLMYSANIYFWRLYRVNYTFIFGFKQGTELGYRDVFLISTGLSVLAFICFLLNLQLDMDWKLKDHKTLPEVIPLGLVAVVLSILFCPFNIIYRSSRLFFIRALFHCICAPLFEVTLPDFFLADHLTSQIQAIRSFELFICYYGLGEYLQRQNKCHSHGVYNAFYFVVAVIPYWLRFLQFFLQCIRRLCKEKESVHGYNALKYMLTIIAVIIRTAYELKKGRTWMILALVSSGVATGMNTFWDIVIDWGLLRRHSQNPYLRDKLLVPHKSVYFAAMLVLEFNLKSLHKIAVTSIISCLEIVRRGIWSFFRLENEHLNNVGKYRAFKSVPHPFHYYDDEDADKDD
- the LOC104788007 gene encoding phosphate transporter PHO1 homolog 10-like isoform X1; this translates as MKFGKIYKKQMVPEWVEAYMDYNGMKRILKEIRSYKHSKLTRAASRVSRQAEALHRSFSGLAFHPRHSEQHAGDIEDQVIKVDTVQQDDDFRQFYKTKFLKKSEEGGEFEEYFFKKLDENLNKVNKFYRDKVEEVLEEAALLDKQMDALIALRVKVQKPNADNLNLEKHPSDKVVVEASDSSTRTPGTTNKDMVHGMERTDIPEEEATHIAADIVPVSHTDGNEEEAGNGEKQDLREILERVKMNDALESPISTLKGVFGDSNEPISKKGLKKAEEQLRLVFSEFYQKLRRLKEYSFMNLLAFSKIMKKYEKIASRNASRNYMKIVDNSLIGSSDEVNRLLERVEVTFIKHFSSGNRREGMKSLRPKVKRERHRVTFFSGFFSGCSIALVVAVVFKIESRKIMDKDYGTEYMANIIPLYRQLFDLFGFIILHMLMYSANIYFWRLYRVNYTFIFGFKQGTELGYRDVFLISTGLSVLAFICFLLNLQLDMDWKLKDHKTLPEVIPLGLVAVVLSILFCPFNIIYRSSRLFFIRALFHCICAPLFEVTLPDFFLADHLTSQIQAIRSFELFICYYGLGEYLQRQNKCHSHGVYNAFYFVVAVIPYWLRFLQFFLQCIRRLCKEKESVHGYNALKYMLTIIAVIIRTAYELKKGRTWMILALVSSGVATGMNTFWDIVIDWGLLRRHSQNPYLRDKLLVPHKSVYFAAMIVNVILRVAWMQLVLEFNLKSLHKIAVTSIISCLEIVRRGIWSFFRLENEHLNNVGKYRAFKSVPHPFHYYDDEDADKDD
- the LOC104788007 gene encoding phosphate transporter PHO1 homolog 10-like isoform X2 encodes the protein MKFGKIYKKQMVPEWVEAYMDYNGMKRILKEIRSYKHSKLTRAASRVSRQAEALHRSFSGLAFHPRHSEQHAGDIEDQVIKVDTVQQDDDFRQFYKTKFLKKSEEGGEFEEYFFKKLDENLNKVNKFYRDKVEEVLEEAALLDKQMDALIALRVKVQKPNADNLNLEKHPSDKVVVEASDSSTRTPGTTNKDMVHGMERTDIPEEEATHIAADIVPVSHTDGNEEEAGNGEKQDLREILERVKMNDALESPISTLKGVFGDSNEPISKKGLKKAEEQLRLVFSEFYQKLRRLKEYSFMNLLAFSKIMKKYEKIASRNASRNYMKIVDNSLIGSSDEVNRLLERVEVTFIKHFSSGNRREGMKSLRPKVKRERHRVTFFSGFFSGCSIALVVAVVFKIESRKIMDKDYGTEYMANIIPLYRQLFDLFGFIILHMLMYSANIYFWRLYRVNYTFIFGFKQGTELGYRDVFLISTGLSVLAFICFLLNLQLDMDWKLKDHKTLPEVIPLGLVAVVLSILFCPFNIIYRSSRLFFIRALFHCICAPLFEVTLPDFFLADHLTSQIQAIRSFELFICYYGLGEYLQRQNKCHSHGVYNAFYFVVAVIPYWLRFLQCIRRLCKEKESVHGYNALKYMLTIIAVIIRTAYELKKGRTWMILALVSSGVATGMNTFWDIVIDWGLLRRHSQNPYLRDKLLVPHKSVYFAAMIVNVILRVAWMQLVLEFNLKSLHKIAVTSIISCLEIVRRGIWSFFRLENEHLNNVGKYRAFKSVPHPFHYYDDEDADKDD
- the LOC104788007 gene encoding phosphate transporter PHO1 homolog 10-like isoform X4 produces the protein MKFGKIYKKQMVPEWVEAYMDYNGMKRILKEIRSYKHSKLTRAASRVSRQAEALHRSFSGLAFHPRHSEQHAGDIEDQVIKVDTVQQDDDFRQFYKTKFLKKSEEGGEFEEYFFKKLDENLNKVNKFYRDKVEEVLEEAALLDKQMDALIALRVKVQKPNADNLNLEKHPSDKVVVEASDSSTRTPGTTNKDMVHGMERTDIPEEEATHIAADIVPVSHTDGNEEEAGNGEKQDLREILERVKMNDALESPISTLKGVFGDSNEPISKKGLKKAEEQLRLVFSEFYQKLRRLKEYSFMNLLAFSKIMKKYEKIASRNASRNYMKIVDNSLIGSSDEVNRLLERVEVTFIKHFSSGNRREGMKSLRPKVKRERHRVTFFSGFFSGCSIALVVAVVFKIESRKIMDKDYGTEYMANIIPLYSLFGFIILHMLMYSANIYFWRLYRVNYTFIFGFKQGTELGYRDVFLISTGLSVLAFICFLLNLQLDMDWKLKDHKTLPEVIPLGLVAVVLSILFCPFNIIYRSSRLFFIRALFHCICAPLFEVTLPDFFLADHLTSQIQAIRSFELFICYYGLGEYLQRQNKCHSHGVYNAFYFVVAVIPYWLRFLQCIRRLCKEKESVHGYNALKYMLTIIAVIIRTAYELKKGRTWMILALVSSGVATGMNTFWDIVIDWGLLRRHSQNPYLRDKLLVPHKSVYFAAMIVNVILRVAWMQLVLEFNLKSLHKIAVTSIISCLEIVRRGIWSFFRLENEHLNNVGKYRAFKSVPHPFHYYDDEDADKDD
- the LOC104788007 gene encoding phosphate transporter PHO1 homolog 10-like isoform X3 codes for the protein MKFGKIYKKQMVPEWVEAYMDYNGMKRILKEIRSYKHSKLTRAASRVSRQAEALHRSFSGLAFHPRHSEQHAGDIEDQVIKVDTVQQDDDFRQFYKTKFLKKSEEGGEFEEYFFKKLDENLNKVNKFYRDKVEEVLEEAALLDKQMDALIALRVKVQKPNADNLNLEKHPSDKVVVEASDSSTRTPGTTNKDMVHGMERTDIPEEEATHIAADIVPVSHTDGNEEEAGNGEKQDLREILERVKMNDALESPISTLKGVFGDSNEPISKKGLKKAEEQLRLVFSEFYQKLRRLKEYSFMNLLAFSKIMKKYEKIASRNASRNYMKIVDNSLIGSSDEVNRLLERVEVTFIKHFSSGNRREGMKSLRPKVKRERHRVTFFSGFFSGCSIALVVAVVFKIESRKIMDKDYGTEYMANIIPLYSLFGFIILHMLMYSANIYFWRLYRVNYTFIFGFKQGTELGYRDVFLISTGLSVLAFICFLLNLQLDMDWKLKDHKTLPEVIPLGLVAVVLSILFCPFNIIYRSSRLFFIRALFHCICAPLFEVTLPDFFLADHLTSQIQAIRSFELFICYYGLGEYLQRQNKCHSHGVYNAFYFVVAVIPYWLRFLQFFLQCIRRLCKEKESVHGYNALKYMLTIIAVIIRTAYELKKGRTWMILALVSSGVATGMNTFWDIVIDWGLLRRHSQNPYLRDKLLVPHKSVYFAAMIVNVILRVAWMQLVLEFNLKSLHKIAVTSIISCLEIVRRGIWSFFRLENEHLNNVGKYRAFKSVPHPFHYYDDEDADKDD